A single region of the Agromyces sp. Leaf222 genome encodes:
- a CDS encoding exonuclease domain-containing protein: MPVDFTAIDFETANPSSASACSIGLVKVRDGVVVDRLHRYIRPPFPHDEFSEWNVRVHGITRDMVEREAGWAELLPVFREFAGGDVLVAHNAGFDMRVIAQTTEAVGLEVPNHRSLCSLQVARKTYHLESYRLPVAAMAAGFEGFSHHDALADAEACAAIMVHAAARHDVDDLDRLAHVTRVPFGAIGRAATATRAATHGPMALQ, encoded by the coding sequence GTGCCAGTGGACTTCACCGCGATCGACTTCGAGACCGCCAACCCGTCGAGTGCGTCGGCCTGTTCGATCGGACTGGTGAAGGTGCGCGACGGCGTCGTCGTCGATCGCCTGCACCGCTACATCCGCCCGCCGTTCCCCCACGACGAGTTCTCGGAGTGGAACGTGCGCGTGCACGGCATCACGCGCGACATGGTCGAGCGCGAGGCGGGCTGGGCCGAGCTGCTGCCGGTGTTTCGCGAGTTCGCCGGGGGCGACGTGCTCGTCGCCCACAATGCCGGGTTCGACATGCGCGTGATCGCGCAGACCACCGAGGCGGTCGGCCTCGAGGTGCCGAACCACCGCTCCCTCTGCAGCCTGCAGGTCGCGCGCAAGACATACCACCTCGAGTCGTACCGGCTGCCCGTCGCGGCCATGGCCGCCGGTTTCGAGGGCTTCTCGCACCACGACGCGCTGGCGGATGCCGAGGCCTGCGCCGCGATCATGGTGCACGCCGCCGCCAGGCACGACGTCGACGACCTCGACCGGCTCGCCCACGTGACGCGCGTGCCGTTCGGGGCGATCGGCCGTGCCGCCACCGCCACGCGCGCGGCCACGCACGGCCCCATGGCACTGCAGTAG
- a CDS encoding patatin-like phospholipase family protein yields MADDQTLGLTLSGGAAFGAAHVGVLQVLEERGIRPGIVAGTSSGAVVAAAYAAGFDPMLIERAALSFRWSAIAKWSFAPRLGLLDARALDDAVRRVFGSDPLIESFPRRFGAVATDLRTRQAVTIDRGPLSVALKSTIAVPGLLAPVRRDGALLADGGMVDNVPVAATRELGASRVIVVRLHAKWENVRMMRTVSRTQELANDPSVVLIQPEMEGMAQWTMSDASRLIAEGRRAASAALDAADRREDLAALTA; encoded by the coding sequence ATGGCAGATGATCAGACGCTGGGCCTCACCCTCAGCGGCGGTGCCGCGTTCGGCGCAGCGCACGTGGGCGTCCTGCAGGTGCTCGAAGAACGGGGAATCCGTCCGGGCATCGTCGCCGGCACCAGTTCGGGTGCGGTGGTCGCCGCCGCATACGCTGCGGGCTTCGATCCGATGCTGATCGAGCGAGCCGCACTCTCGTTCCGCTGGAGCGCCATCGCCAAGTGGTCGTTCGCTCCTCGGTTGGGGCTGCTCGACGCCCGGGCGCTCGACGACGCGGTCCGGCGCGTGTTCGGCTCTGATCCGCTCATCGAGAGCTTTCCGCGCCGGTTCGGCGCCGTCGCCACCGACCTCCGTACGCGTCAGGCCGTGACGATCGACCGCGGACCGCTGAGCGTGGCCCTCAAGTCGACGATCGCCGTGCCCGGCCTCCTCGCCCCCGTGCGCCGCGACGGCGCGCTGCTGGCCGACGGCGGCATGGTCGACAACGTGCCGGTCGCCGCCACCCGCGAACTCGGCGCATCACGAGTGATCGTGGTGCGCCTGCACGCGAAATGGGAGAACGTGCGCATGATGCGAACCGTTTCTCGTACCCAGGAGCTCGCGAACGACCCGTCGGTCGTGCTCATCCAGCCCGAGATGGAGGGCATGGCGCAGTGGACGATGTCCGACGCGTCCCGGCTCATCGCCGAGGGGCGACGGGCCGCGTCGGCCGCACTCGACGCTGCAGACCGGCGCGAGGACCTTGCCGCGCTGACCGCCTGA
- the ychF gene encoding redox-regulated ATPase YchF has product MALTIGIVGLPNVGKSTLFNALTKNQVLAANYPFATIEPNVGVVNLPDPRLEVLAGIFGSERILPAAVSFVDIAGIVRGASEGEGLGNKFLANIREADAIAQVVRGFEDSDVVHVDGKVDPKSDMETINTELILADLETLERAIPRYEKEIKGKKLDPSVLEAAKAAQEELQKGTPLSAASVDLAPVKELGLLTAKPFIYVFNVDEAVLTDDAAKASLAALVAPAEAVFLDAKIESELIDLDPEDAAELLASTGQEESGLDQLARIGFDTLGLQTYLTAGPKESRAWTIHKGDKAPQAAGVIHTDFERGFIKAEVISFADLVETGSVAEARAKGKARMEGKDYVMQDGDVVEFRFNV; this is encoded by the coding sequence GTGGCTCTCACTATCGGCATCGTCGGCCTGCCCAACGTCGGCAAGTCCACCCTCTTCAACGCCCTCACCAAGAACCAGGTGCTCGCGGCGAACTACCCGTTCGCGACGATCGAGCCCAACGTGGGCGTCGTGAACCTGCCCGACCCCCGCCTCGAGGTGCTCGCCGGCATCTTCGGCTCGGAGCGCATCCTGCCCGCCGCCGTGTCGTTCGTCGACATCGCCGGCATCGTGCGCGGCGCGTCGGAGGGCGAGGGCCTCGGCAACAAGTTCCTCGCCAACATCCGCGAGGCCGACGCCATCGCGCAGGTCGTGCGCGGCTTCGAGGACTCCGACGTCGTGCACGTCGACGGCAAAGTCGACCCCAAGTCCGACATGGAGACGATCAACACCGAGCTGATCCTCGCCGACCTCGAGACCCTCGAGCGCGCGATCCCGCGCTACGAGAAGGAGATCAAGGGCAAGAAGCTCGACCCCTCGGTGCTCGAGGCGGCGAAGGCCGCGCAGGAGGAACTGCAGAAGGGCACGCCGCTCTCCGCGGCATCCGTCGACCTCGCACCCGTGAAGGAGCTCGGCCTGCTCACCGCCAAGCCCTTCATCTACGTCTTCAACGTCGACGAGGCCGTGCTGACCGATGACGCGGCCAAGGCGTCGCTCGCCGCGCTGGTCGCCCCCGCCGAGGCCGTGTTCCTCGACGCCAAGATCGAGTCCGAGCTCATCGACCTCGACCCCGAGGATGCCGCGGAGCTGCTGGCCTCGACCGGTCAGGAGGAGTCCGGCCTCGACCAGCTCGCCCGCATCGGCTTCGACACGCTCGGCCTGCAGACCTACCTCACCGCCGGCCCCAAGGAGTCGCGCGCGTGGACGATCCACAAGGGCGACAAGGCGCCGCAGGCGGCCGGCGTGATCCACACCGACTTCGAGCGCGGCTTCATCAAGGCAGAGGTCATCTCGTTCGCCGACCTCGTCGAGACCGGCTCCGTGGCCGAGGCCCGAGCCAAGGGCAAGGCCCGCATGGAGGGCAAGGACTACGTCATGCAGGACGGCGACGTCGTGGAGTTCCGCTTCAACGTGTGA
- a CDS encoding RNA polymerase sigma factor: protein MTTASTDADAPDATQEVAMPDGDETTADGADASDGADASDGVEPRDDVAWFTEVVRTHSTALVRYFARRGPRQDADDLAAEVFATAWRRRADVPVEAVLPWLYRTAGFTLANHRRKQVDLPVDEVPESGAVRVREDPELSALFDAELRGALESVGERDRRILLLHAWEGLDGEELAAVLEISRSGADAALSRARKRLREAWGERLSF from the coding sequence GTGACGACCGCCAGCACCGACGCCGACGCCCCCGACGCGACCCAGGAGGTGGCGATGCCGGACGGCGACGAGACCACCGCCGACGGTGCCGACGCCTCCGACGGTGCCGACGCCTCCGACGGCGTCGAGCCCCGCGACGACGTCGCCTGGTTCACCGAGGTCGTGCGCACGCACTCGACCGCACTCGTTCGGTACTTCGCCCGGCGAGGTCCCCGACAGGACGCCGACGACCTCGCCGCGGAGGTGTTCGCGACCGCCTGGCGCAGGCGCGCCGACGTGCCGGTCGAGGCCGTGCTGCCGTGGTTGTACCGCACGGCGGGCTTCACGCTCGCGAACCACCGTCGCAAGCAGGTGGACCTGCCCGTCGACGAGGTGCCAGAGTCGGGCGCCGTGCGCGTGCGCGAGGATCCCGAGCTCAGCGCGCTGTTCGACGCCGAGCTGCGCGGCGCCCTCGAGAGCGTGGGCGAGCGCGACCGTCGCATCCTGCTGCTGCACGCGTGGGAGGGCCTCGACGGCGAGGAGCTCGCCGCCGTGCTCGAGATCTCGCGATCCGGTGCGGATGCCGCGCTGTCGCGAGCCCGCAAGCGCCTCCGCGAGGCCTGGGGCGAGCGGCTGTCGTTCTAG
- a CDS encoding class I SAM-dependent methyltransferase: MTETPESAPPLGDPASPTTIEAARSFGAAASVYHRARPGYPTTAVAWLVGDAVDVLDLGAGTGKLTAALVALDRDVIAVDPVEEMLDELELAVPGVPRILGTAEEIPLEDDTFDAVVAGQAWHWFEPHRALPEIARVLRPGGVLGLVWNSRDLRADWLREAGEIMHERHDASATFEAYVRIGAPFGEVEEHTVEWTERMSRERFLELVRSRSYYLTASPAEQEATIGALEVLLDTHPDLAGAVDLAVPYLTRCFRARLVA, translated from the coding sequence ATGACCGAGACGCCCGAATCCGCTCCGCCGCTCGGCGATCCGGCCTCGCCGACGACGATCGAGGCGGCGCGGTCGTTCGGCGCCGCGGCATCCGTCTATCACCGGGCCAGGCCCGGCTACCCGACCACGGCCGTCGCGTGGCTCGTTGGCGACGCGGTCGACGTGCTCGACCTCGGTGCCGGAACGGGAAAGCTCACCGCGGCGCTCGTCGCCCTCGACCGCGACGTGATCGCCGTCGACCCGGTCGAGGAGATGCTCGACGAGCTGGAGCTCGCGGTCCCCGGCGTGCCGCGCATCCTGGGCACGGCCGAGGAGATCCCGCTCGAGGACGACACGTTCGACGCGGTCGTCGCCGGGCAGGCCTGGCACTGGTTCGAGCCGCATCGCGCGCTGCCCGAGATCGCCCGCGTGCTCCGGCCCGGCGGGGTGCTCGGCCTCGTGTGGAACAGCCGCGACCTCCGCGCCGACTGGCTGCGCGAGGCGGGCGAGATCATGCACGAGCGCCACGACGCGAGCGCCACGTTCGAGGCGTATGTGCGCATCGGCGCGCCGTTCGGCGAGGTCGAGGAGCACACGGTCGAGTGGACCGAGCGGATGTCGCGCGAGCGGTTCCTCGAGCTCGTGCGCTCGCGGAGCTACTACCTCACGGCATCGCCCGCCGAGCAGGAGGCCACGATCGGCGCGCTCGAGGTGCTGCTCGACACGCATCCCGATCTCGCGGGCGCCGTCGACCTGGCGGTGCCGTACCTCACGCGCTGCTTCCGCGCGCGGCTCGTAGCCTGA
- a CDS encoding MFS transporter, whose translation MTDRRRLPRALRPFGIVQYRLLALALAASLLSAGAWLVAAVWQVVELGGTPVDLSFVAVGSSLGLVLAVLIGGVAADRIPQRRILIVVEIVRALAFAVAAVLAATGVIEVWHIAVVSFVLGLADGFFYPAYSAWLPAILPGSQLLAANGIEGVLRPAVMQAAGPALASAFIAVQGPWLAFAAVAAMQVVAVVVLAVMRETPVRRDPNEIGRHPVRQSFIDLRDGFAYLVRTKWLLATLVFSIILVFIIMGPIEVLLPFAVKDQTGGGAGAFALALAAFGVGGAVGSLSVASFRLPRRYLTLMILAWGVGCLPLAVIGYTSQLWVMVIALFLVGVLFDGAQVVWGTLLQRRVPPSMLGRVSSLDFFVSLALMPVSMAVAGPVGEAIGLAPAFLIAGLVPPFIAFATLAIARLGKDELAHPLDSAPPTDAVGVVTGAEAAGGFAPPADEPHPIAGRDDPLRD comes from the coding sequence GTGACCGACCGCCGGAGACTGCCGCGCGCCCTGCGCCCGTTCGGCATCGTGCAGTACCGCCTGCTCGCGCTCGCCCTCGCGGCGTCGCTGCTGTCGGCGGGCGCCTGGCTCGTCGCGGCCGTCTGGCAGGTCGTCGAGCTCGGCGGAACCCCCGTCGACCTCTCGTTCGTCGCCGTCGGGTCGAGCCTCGGGCTCGTGCTCGCCGTGCTCATCGGCGGCGTCGCGGCCGACCGCATTCCGCAGCGACGCATCCTCATCGTCGTCGAGATCGTGCGCGCCCTGGCCTTCGCCGTCGCCGCGGTGCTCGCCGCGACGGGCGTGATCGAGGTCTGGCACATCGCCGTCGTCTCGTTCGTGCTGGGCCTGGCCGACGGGTTCTTCTACCCTGCCTACTCTGCCTGGCTGCCCGCGATCCTGCCCGGCTCGCAGCTGCTCGCCGCGAACGGCATCGAGGGCGTGCTGCGCCCGGCCGTGATGCAGGCCGCCGGCCCGGCGCTCGCGAGCGCGTTCATCGCCGTGCAGGGGCCGTGGCTGGCGTTCGCCGCCGTCGCCGCCATGCAGGTCGTCGCCGTCGTGGTGCTCGCAGTGATGCGCGAGACCCCGGTGCGGCGCGACCCGAACGAGATCGGGCGTCACCCGGTTCGGCAGTCGTTCATCGACCTGCGCGACGGCTTCGCCTACCTCGTGCGCACGAAGTGGCTGCTCGCCACCCTCGTCTTCTCGATCATCCTCGTGTTCATCATCATGGGGCCGATCGAGGTGCTGCTGCCGTTCGCCGTGAAGGACCAGACCGGCGGGGGAGCCGGCGCGTTCGCGCTCGCGCTGGCCGCATTCGGCGTCGGCGGGGCCGTCGGGTCGCTCTCGGTCGCATCGTTCCGCCTGCCGCGGCGCTACCTGACGCTCATGATCCTCGCGTGGGGCGTCGGATGCCTCCCGCTCGCGGTCATCGGGTACACCTCGCAGCTCTGGGTGATGGTGATCGCCCTGTTCCTGGTCGGAGTGCTCTTCGACGGCGCGCAGGTCGTCTGGGGAACCCTGCTGCAGCGCCGGGTGCCGCCCTCGATGCTCGGGCGCGTGTCGAGCCTCGACTTCTTCGTGTCGCTCGCGCTGATGCCGGTCTCGATGGCCGTCGCGGGCCCCGTCGGCGAGGCCATCGGGCTCGCGCCGGCGTTCCTCATCGCCGGGCTCGTGCCGCCGTTCATCGCGTTCGCGACGCTCGCCATCGCACGACTCGGCAAGGACGAGCTCGCGCATCCGCTGGACTCCGCGCCGCCGACCGACGCCGTGGGCGTCGTCACCGGTGCCGAGGCGGCGGGCGGGTTCGCACCTCCGGCCGACGAACCGCATCCGATCGCCGGGCGCGACGACCCGCTCCGCGACTGA
- the rmuC gene encoding DNA recombination protein RmuC, with product MEILLLVIGLVVGIALGALATWFLASKRATDAASSAVPAEDPALVEARHQAAIAALQAGSSAEQARIRAEEQQAQAQLRAELASVQATTAGLREQIESARTQYREIVERQRTEQQQREAREAADSKVLQALAPVKQTISEMQAKVTELETQRHRQHGELSQQLKIAAENEERLRSTAETLASALRSNSTRGVWGETQLRSVVEAAGLLERVDFDTQHSINTDSGAGRPDMVIHLPGGKNIAVDAKVPFNAYLEASQIPLTAVGAEAARREALMKQHVKAVRDHITALGGKTYWAGLGASPEMVIAFIPSESLVSSALETDPALLDYAFSKRVALASPVTLWSVLKTVAFSWQQDVLTKEAKTLFDLSRELYSRLSVTAGQIEKLGRTIERTVKDYNAFVGSLETRVMPTARKLKALDETKVLAQLEGIEESPRELTAYEFTSAGTSKAAAIEAGARDGASPETTTDAELDLGSDEASFSADIDPEIRSI from the coding sequence ATGGAGATCCTGCTGCTGGTCATCGGCCTCGTCGTCGGCATCGCGCTCGGCGCGCTCGCCACGTGGTTCCTCGCGTCCAAGCGCGCGACGGATGCCGCGAGCAGCGCCGTCCCGGCCGAAGACCCCGCGCTGGTCGAGGCCCGTCATCAGGCCGCGATCGCCGCCCTGCAGGCCGGCAGCTCGGCCGAGCAGGCGCGCATCCGCGCCGAAGAGCAGCAGGCCCAGGCGCAGCTCCGCGCCGAGCTCGCGTCGGTGCAGGCCACGACCGCCGGCCTGCGCGAGCAGATCGAGTCGGCGCGCACGCAGTACCGCGAGATCGTCGAGCGCCAGCGCACCGAGCAGCAGCAGCGCGAGGCGCGCGAGGCCGCCGACAGCAAGGTGCTGCAGGCGCTCGCGCCCGTCAAGCAGACGATCTCCGAGATGCAGGCCAAGGTCACCGAGCTCGAGACCCAGCGGCACCGTCAGCACGGCGAGCTCAGCCAGCAGCTCAAGATCGCCGCCGAGAACGAGGAGCGCCTGCGCTCCACCGCCGAGACCCTGGCCTCCGCCCTTCGCTCGAACAGCACGCGCGGCGTGTGGGGCGAGACCCAGCTGCGCAGCGTCGTCGAGGCCGCCGGCCTGCTCGAGCGCGTCGACTTCGACACCCAGCACTCGATCAACACGGATTCAGGCGCCGGGCGCCCCGACATGGTCATCCACCTCCCCGGCGGCAAGAACATCGCCGTCGATGCGAAGGTGCCGTTCAACGCCTACCTCGAGGCGAGCCAGATCCCCCTCACCGCCGTCGGCGCCGAGGCGGCTCGCCGCGAGGCGCTCATGAAGCAGCACGTCAAGGCCGTACGCGACCACATCACCGCCCTCGGCGGCAAGACCTACTGGGCCGGTCTCGGCGCCTCCCCCGAGATGGTCATCGCCTTCATCCCGAGCGAGTCGCTCGTCTCGAGCGCGCTCGAGACGGATCCCGCACTGCTCGACTACGCCTTCTCGAAGCGCGTGGCGCTCGCCTCCCCCGTCACCCTGTGGTCGGTGCTGAAGACCGTCGCGTTCAGCTGGCAGCAAGACGTGCTCACCAAAGAGGCGAAGACGCTCTTCGACCTCAGCCGCGAGCTCTACTCCCGCCTGTCGGTCACCGCGGGCCAGATCGAGAAGCTCGGCCGCACCATCGAGCGCACCGTCAAGGACTACAACGCGTTCGTGGGCTCGCTCGAGACCCGCGTCATGCCGACCGCCCGCAAGCTCAAGGCGCTCGACGAGACCAAGGTGCTGGCCCAGCTCGAGGGCATCGAAGAGAGTCCCCGCGAGCTGACGGCCTACGAGTTCACCTCGGCGGGCACCTCAAAGGCGGCGGCCATCGAGGCTGGGGCACGCGACGGCGCATCGCCCGAGACGACGACCGACGCCGAACTCGACCTCGGCTCCGATGAGGCGAGCTTCAGCGCCGACATCGATCCCGAGATCCGCTCGATCTGA
- a CDS encoding fructose-bisphosphatase class II, which translates to MPPYPAAAPEDPQSANRADAAAWALDTALRAALLDAVRAAATAARPLVGGGDGDAVDAAAVDALRVALAGVPADIRVVSGEGEKDDAPMLSPGERFGTGAGPVLDLVVDPVDGTRLAASGRAGAMAILAVAPRGSFADPGPAFYLDKLVHARPRGGADAGLGLDLSVGENLERLAAAHGRSVSSLRVAVQARPRNAAVADAVHAAGATLHAFEHGDIERVAHAAAAEGDLDLLLGIGGAPEGLLEAALVRAHGGVMLARFAPQSAAETARIDAFTAALEPAAVERGFVAADGLALDGLCAASALVVIAPVTACGLAPARASLVLVDDTSPGGLVTAALPVG; encoded by the coding sequence ATGCCCCCGTATCCGGCCGCCGCGCCCGAAGATCCGCAGTCCGCGAACCGAGCGGATGCCGCGGCATGGGCGCTCGACACGGCCCTCCGCGCCGCACTGCTCGACGCCGTGCGGGCCGCTGCGACGGCGGCTCGCCCGCTCGTGGGCGGCGGTGACGGCGATGCGGTCGACGCGGCGGCCGTCGATGCGTTGCGCGTCGCGCTCGCGGGCGTGCCGGCCGACATCCGCGTGGTCTCCGGCGAGGGCGAGAAGGACGACGCGCCCATGCTGAGCCCGGGCGAGCGGTTCGGCACGGGCGCGGGACCGGTGCTCGACCTCGTCGTCGACCCCGTCGACGGCACGCGGCTCGCGGCCTCCGGGCGCGCGGGGGCGATGGCGATCCTCGCGGTCGCGCCGCGGGGGTCGTTCGCCGACCCCGGGCCTGCCTTCTACCTGGACAAGCTCGTGCACGCGCGACCTCGCGGCGGCGCGGACGCGGGGCTCGGGCTCGACCTCTCGGTCGGCGAGAACCTCGAGCGGCTCGCCGCCGCGCACGGCCGCTCCGTTTCGTCGCTGCGGGTCGCCGTGCAGGCGCGCCCGCGCAACGCGGCCGTCGCCGACGCCGTGCACGCGGCCGGAGCGACCCTGCACGCGTTCGAGCACGGCGACATCGAGCGGGTCGCGCACGCCGCCGCAGCCGAAGGCGACCTCGACCTGCTGCTCGGCATCGGCGGTGCGCCGGAGGGCCTGCTCGAGGCGGCGCTCGTGCGTGCGCACGGCGGCGTGATGCTCGCCCGCTTCGCCCCGCAGTCCGCTGCCGAGACCGCGCGCATCGACGCGTTCACCGCCGCACTCGAGCCGGCCGCCGTCGAACGCGGATTCGTCGCGGCGGATGGTCTGGCGCTCGATGGGCTGTGCGCGGCATCCGCCCTCGTCGTGATCGCCCCGGTGACGGCCTGCGGCCTCGCGCCCGCCCGCGCGTCGCTCGTGCTCGTCGACGACACCTCGCCGGGCGGCCTGGTGACCGCTGCGTTGCCCGTCGGTTAA
- a CDS encoding glycosyltransferase: protein MKVLLAVWDGGGATPPNLGIARLLVARGHEVVVLGDPTLADAIADTGAVHRTWPTAPQRRSTALEDDVLKDWECRTQLGALLRVRDRLMTGPAARYAADVVAALDAEPFDAVLVDGLLLGALIGAEARGIPTAVLVGSVYLQPSRVRPPFGLGLAPAHNALGRARDRAAYALVTAAARAGMGPVNAARAEHGLAPVRNPGEQWDHADRVLVLTGSAFDDPPPDAPNVRYVGPVLEDIPADGPGPTLPPGDAPLVVVGLSSSYMAQADLLTKISRALASLPVRAVITTGPAIDPADVPGAKNVVVVRAAAHAELIPKAALVITHAGHGTLIKALAAGVPVLCIPLGRDQPENAARAARHGAAIVIPAKSDAAAIATAALDLLLEPSYRDAAAALGERIRVEIESGALLAELEGLTSLGHRPA from the coding sequence ATGAAGGTCCTGCTCGCCGTGTGGGACGGTGGGGGAGCGACCCCGCCGAACCTCGGCATCGCGCGCCTGCTCGTCGCACGCGGCCACGAGGTCGTCGTCCTCGGCGACCCGACCCTCGCCGACGCGATCGCCGACACCGGGGCCGTGCATCGAACCTGGCCGACCGCACCGCAGCGCAGGTCGACAGCCCTCGAAGACGACGTGCTGAAGGACTGGGAGTGCCGCACGCAGCTCGGTGCGCTGCTCCGGGTGCGCGATCGCCTCATGACCGGCCCCGCCGCCCGCTACGCCGCAGACGTCGTGGCTGCGCTCGACGCCGAGCCGTTCGACGCGGTACTCGTCGACGGCCTGCTCCTCGGCGCGCTCATCGGCGCGGAGGCGCGCGGCATCCCGACCGCGGTGCTCGTCGGGAGCGTGTACCTGCAGCCCTCGCGCGTGCGCCCGCCGTTCGGCCTCGGGCTCGCGCCCGCGCACAACGCGCTGGGCCGGGCGCGCGACCGCGCGGCGTACGCGCTCGTGACGGCGGCAGCCCGTGCCGGGATGGGCCCGGTCAACGCGGCCCGTGCCGAGCACGGCCTCGCGCCGGTCCGCAATCCCGGCGAGCAGTGGGATCATGCCGACCGCGTACTCGTGCTCACCGGCTCGGCGTTCGACGACCCGCCGCCCGACGCGCCCAACGTGCGCTACGTCGGGCCGGTGCTCGAGGACATCCCGGCCGACGGCCCGGGCCCGACGCTGCCGCCGGGCGATGCGCCCCTCGTCGTCGTCGGACTCTCGAGCTCCTACATGGCGCAGGCCGACCTGCTCACGAAGATCTCCCGGGCGCTCGCGTCGCTCCCCGTTCGCGCCGTGATCACCACCGGGCCCGCGATCGATCCGGCAGACGTTCCCGGCGCGAAGAACGTCGTCGTCGTGCGCGCCGCCGCCCACGCCGAGCTGATCCCGAAGGCCGCACTCGTGATCACCCACGCCGGGCACGGCACGCTCATCAAGGCGCTCGCCGCGGGCGTGCCGGTGCTCTGCATCCCGCTCGGCCGCGACCAGCCCGAGAACGCCGCCAGGGCGGCCCGCCACGGTGCGGCCATCGTGATCCCGGCGAAGTCGGATGCCGCCGCGATCGCGACGGCGGCGCTCGACCTGCTGCTCGAACCCTCGTACCGCGATGCCGCCGCAGCGCTCGGCGAGCGCATCCGCGTCGAGATCGAGTCCGGCGCGCTCCTCGCCGAGCTCGAAGGACTCACCTCGCTCGGGCACCGCCCGGCCTGA
- the glpX gene encoding class II fructose-bisphosphatase: MMSTDADSPYLHPDRNIALELVRATEAAAIRSYPWIGKGDKLGADGAAVDAMRAFLGTVDFDGVVVIGEGEKDAAPMLFNGERVGTGRGPACDIAVDPIDGTSLTAAGRHNALSVIAVADRGTMLDASTVFYMDKIVTDATGIGVVDIRRPIGENLRALAAAKGKDVSELRVAVLNRDRHEQLIADIREAGAGTRLMSDGDVAGGINAARYESRIDMCVGIGGSPEGITTACAIKALGGFMQGVLAPKDDAERARGEAAGLDCDRVYELDDLVRGDNTFFVATGVTDGELLEGVRKKGPIVRTESIVLRGKSGTIRRIVADHLVEKWLVDADR, translated from the coding sequence ATGATGAGCACCGACGCCGACAGCCCCTACCTGCACCCCGATCGCAACATCGCGCTCGAACTCGTGCGGGCGACCGAGGCCGCGGCGATCCGCTCCTACCCGTGGATCGGCAAGGGCGACAAGCTCGGTGCCGACGGCGCCGCGGTCGACGCCATGCGCGCGTTCCTCGGCACGGTGGACTTCGACGGCGTCGTCGTGATCGGCGAGGGCGAGAAGGACGCGGCCCCGATGCTCTTCAACGGCGAGCGGGTCGGCACCGGGCGCGGCCCGGCGTGCGACATCGCCGTCGACCCGATCGACGGCACGTCGCTCACGGCCGCCGGCCGGCACAACGCGCTCTCGGTCATCGCGGTCGCCGACCGCGGCACGATGCTCGACGCCTCGACGGTGTTCTACATGGACAAGATCGTGACGGATGCCACGGGCATCGGCGTCGTCGACATCCGCAGGCCGATCGGCGAGAACCTCCGTGCGCTCGCGGCTGCCAAGGGCAAGGACGTCAGCGAGCTGCGCGTCGCCGTGCTGAACCGCGATCGCCACGAGCAGCTCATCGCCGACATCCGCGAGGCCGGTGCCGGAACACGCCTGATGAGCGACGGCGACGTCGCCGGCGGCATCAACGCCGCGCGCTACGAGTCGCGCATCGACATGTGCGTCGGCATCGGCGGCAGCCCCGAGGGCATCACCACCGCGTGCGCGATCAAGGCGCTCGGCGGATTCATGCAGGGCGTGCTCGCCCCGAAGGACGACGCCGAGCGTGCACGCGGCGAGGCCGCCGGGCTCGACTGCGACCGGGTGTACGAGCTCGACGACCTCGTGCGCGGCGACAACACCTTCTTCGTCGCCACCGGCGTGACCGACGGCGAGCTGCTCGAGGGCGTGCGCAAGAAGGGCCCCATCGTGCGCACCGAGTCGATCGTGCTGCGCGGCAAGTCGGGCACGATCCGCCGCATCGTCGCCGACCACCTCGTCGAGAAGTGGCTGGTCGACGCCGACCGATGA
- a CDS encoding VOC family protein — protein sequence MVDISDAFPGFSVDDVGAARAFYGDVLGLPVEESMGGLRLTLPSGQGVFVYPKDTHEPASFTILNFEVADLGRTVDELNAAGVVTKIYTDPHSFGTDERGIAWGSKTGQGPDICWFRDPSGNVLSLIAQ from the coding sequence ATGGTGGACATCAGCGACGCGTTCCCGGGCTTCAGCGTGGATGACGTCGGCGCGGCCCGAGCGTTCTACGGCGACGTGCTCGGACTGCCCGTCGAGGAGTCGATGGGAGGGCTGCGGCTGACCCTCCCGTCGGGGCAGGGCGTCTTCGTCTACCCGAAGGACACGCACGAGCCGGCGTCGTTCACGATCCTGAACTTCGAGGTCGCCGATCTCGGGCGCACCGTCGACGAGCTGAACGCCGCAGGCGTCGTCACGAAGATCTACACCGACCCGCACTCGTTCGGCACCGACGAGCGGGGCATCGCGTGGGGGTCGAAGACCGGTCAGGGGCCGGACATCTGCTGGTTCCGCGATCCTTCGGGCAACGTGCTCAGCCTCATCGCGCAGTGA